GGTGCCGCCGCAGCCGGGTTTCCTGGAAGGGCTGAGGGAGATCACGAAGCGATACGGCAGTCTGCTCATCTTCGATGAAGTGATGACAGGATTCCGGGTCGGTTTGAACAGCGCACAGGGCTTGTACGGCGTGATGCCGGACTTGACCTGTCTCGGCAAGGTCATCGGCGGCGGACTTCCCGTCGGCGCCTACGGCGGCCGCCGCGAGATCATGGAACACGTGGCGCCGAGCGGTCCGATCTATCAAGCGGGCACCCTTTCGGGCAATCCCCTGGCGATGGCAGCGGGATACACGACCTTAAAACTGCTTGGCGAGCCGGGAGTCTATGAGGAACTCGAGCGCAAGGCGGCGCGGCTGGAGGAGGGCTTTAGAGCCAACGCCGAAGAATTCGGCATCCCCTGCACGATCAACCGCGTCGGCTCGATGGTCTGTCCGTTCTTCACCGATCAGCCGGTGGTCGATTATGATTCGGCGCGCACCTCCGATCTGGAGATGTTCGCAAGGTATTTCGGCCATATGCTTGATCTTGGCATCAATCTTGCTCCATCTCAGTTCGAGGGGATGTTCGTGTCCACGGCTCACACCGATGAACACATCGAGCGAACGATCGAGGCCCATCGCGAAGCCATGGGCCGTCTAGCGTCGGGATCGTAAACCAGCTTAAGGGCGCGGCGTGCCGACATACGGCTTAAGGCACCGCCGCACGGTTTCTTAACGTGAGGGAGGTTGGGGAGATGCAAACCCATTCATCATTCAACGATACTTTCTTGCGTGCCTGCCGCCGCGAGAAGGTGAGCTATACACCGGTATGGTATATGCGTCAGGCAGGGCGTTATGATCCGGACTATCGCAAGATCAAGGAGCGGTATTCCCTGTTGGAGATCTGCCGCCAGCCGGAACTGGCCGCCGAGGTGACGATGATGCCGGTGCATAAGCTCGGCGTCGATGCGGCGATTCTCTATTCCGATATCATGAATCCGGTGGCATCCCTGGGCGTGACATTCGATATCGTGCCCAATGTCGGACCTGTGATCGAGCAGCCGATTCGCACAGCGAAGGATATAGAGCGTCTGAAACCCTTCGACGCCGAAGGGGATCTGTCCCATATCTTGGAGACGATCCGCATCCTGGACCGGGAGCTTAAGGTGCCGCTCATCACCTTCGCCGGTGCCCCCTTCACCCTCGCCAGCTATCTGATCGAGGGACGGCCTTCGAGGAATTATCTTCATACGAAGCAGATGATGTACCGTACGCCTGAGCTTTGGTTCTCCTTGATGGAGAAGCTGGGCGAGATGGTCAGCGCGTACCTGCGCGCGCAGATCGAGGCCGGGGCGAAGGCGGTGCAGTTGTTCGACAGCTGGGCCGGCGCGCTCGCGCCATGGGATTATGAACGCTATGTGCTGCCTGTGATCAAGCGGATCTTCACTTCGCTTCGCGATCTGCCGCAGCCGAAGATCTATTATCCCGGCGTGGCCTCCGGTGAGCTTCTGCCGTTCCTTCAGGATCTTGAGATCGATGTGATCGGATTGGACTGGCGCGTTTCGATTGCAGAGGGCAGGAGAAGGACGGGCGGCGCCTATGCCGTGCAGGGCAATCTCGATCCCATCCTGGTGAATGCTCCCTTCGAGGTGCTTCGCGAAGCAGCGGAGGGGATCATCGAACAGGGACTTGCGGCAAACGGGCATATCTTTAATCTCGGCCATGGGCTGTTCCCGGAGGCTTCCCTGGACTCCCTGCGTCGTTTGACGGAGCATGTGCATGAGTATTCTGCCCGCATACTCAGCGGTTCAGAATAACCGGCAGTTTGTTTACATTGGTTTTAAGGAAGAGAGGGTGTCTATGAAGAAGAAAATCGCGGTGTTGGTGATGTCATATGGAACCCCGGAGAGCATGGATCAGATCGAGGCCTATTATACGCACATTCGCCGCGGCCGGCCGCCGTCAGCGGAGGAGCTGCAGGAGCTGACAGAGCGTTATGAAACCATCGTAGGCGGTGTATTCCCCTTGCGAGAGCATACGAACAAGCAGGTGGCTGAGCTGCAGCGGGCACTGGATTCCCTGGATGACGGCTGTGAGTACGTCTGCTTCCAAGGATTGAAACATGCGAGCCCCTTCATCGAAGACGGGGTGCAGCGCATCGCCGATGCGAGCATTCATGAAGCCGTCGGGGTCGTCCTTGCGCCTCATTATTCCGTGATGAGCGTCGGCTCTTATATCCAGCGGGCTGCTGAGAAGGCGGAGGGACTGGGAATCCGCATGCGGTTTGTGAAGAGCTATCATACCCGTCCCGAGCTGATCGAAGCTTATACGGAGCGGATCTCGGAAAGTCTGGAGCAGTTCGAAGGAGGGAAGACCGGGGTCCATGTGCTGTTCACCGCACACAGCCTGCCTGAGAGGATCTTGGAGATGAATGACCCGTATGTCGATCAGCTGCTTATGACCTCGCGTCTCATCGCTGATCATGCGGGCATCTCCCGCTGGCAGTTCGCTTGGCAGAGCGCCGGCCGCACGGCGGATCCGTGGCTCGGGCCGGACATCCTCGATGTCATGACGGATCTGCAGAAGCAAGGAGTGAAGGAGATCCTCGCTTGTCCGATCGGCTTCGTGTCCGACCATCTGGAGATCCTGTATGACCTGGATATCGAAGCAAAGCAGCATGCGGCGAAGCTGGGCATTCACTTCGAGCGGGTGCGCTCTTTGAACCAAGACCCCCAATACATCAAGCTGCTGCGGGATCTCGTTGTCGAGCTGAAGGACCGGCCCCCTGGTTCGTATGAGATGTAATCGACGGGTTCGAAGATCAGACAGCAAAAAAACAAAAAAGTTAGGCATGGTCCTCCTTGTTCACCCATATATATAGATTGAACCGTCACAGACCGGCTGAGCGTACACATGCAGTTGACCGGTATAGGGATTATGAAAGGTGAAGGGAGGCCAGACCCGTGTCTGAACAACCGAAAGGACTCAGGTTTGATATCTATGAACGGCTGACGCTGTCCGAAGATGCAGCGGGAATCGGTGAATTGGAGGATATAGAGCTTCTGCCGCGCATTACGATGCAAACCCATGATGACCAAGCTGTGTTAAGCGGAGATCTCCTGCTGACGGGTACATATGCAGGGCTCGGGGAGCACAGCGGGTCTCAGCCGTTAAGCCATCGCATCCCCGTAGAGATCACATTGCCGCTCAAACGGATCAAACGCATGGATCAGATCGGCATCGAGATCGAGAACTTCGATGTCGAAGTGATCTCTGACAGAAGCTTGAATATTATCGGCGTTATCTCTTTGAATGGGATCGATACTTCTGCAGAGCAGACCTGGCAAACCTCCGGCGAAGCGATCTTGGTGTATGATGCGTCATCTCCGCATGCGGGGCCAGAGCACGGCGCTGGAGCGGAACAGTCGACGCTGGAAGCTGCTTCTACGGCTTCTGGATCGAGATTGGATCCGCTTGATGCGGCCGCACCAGGCCGCCTGAAGACTCCGCAAGCAGCTGCGCCGGCTGCAGCGGGCGACGGCACAACTGCTGAAGGCGCCGGAGAGGAGAAGCAGCAGGCGTTCCTTCATGGCACGGAGGAAGGACGCGTCGAGAAACCCGCCAAACCCGTCGAGGAACTGAAGGAAACCAAGCCTGCCGCGCCCAAGGAAGTGATCGAGGAGAAGGTGAAGGAGCCGGCAAAGGCGGAAGCGAAGGAGGAGAAGGGCAAGGCTGAGCATGAGGTTGTGCAGGAGATGAAGGAAGAGAAGGCAGAGCCGCAGGTGGAGGCAAAGGCTGATAATCAGGCTGACTTGAAGTTTGATGCGAAGTCCGATATGAAGACGAAGGATGAAGCGGATCTTATCTCGCCGCAAGACCAACAAGCTCTGGATGCGGAACACAAGACGAGTGCAGAGCTGCTGGGAGAACCGGCGGAGAAAGAGGGTCACTCCGAAGATCTTATGAAGAGGGAAGAGCAGCAGGAGATGAAGATCGCTTTCGGCAGCAACAAGCAAGGTGCGGATACTTGGGCGGACTCCGTACAAGGCGTGAAATCCCTGCTCCAGTCTGCGCCGGAAGAAGCGCAAGCACAGGCCCAAGCAGCTGCCGAGCAAGCAGAAGAACCTGTAACAGCGGAGGAACCGCGGGACAATGCGGTCAAGTGGAAGAATCTCCTGCTCTCGTCGGAACAGGACGAACAGCCCTTCAGCAAGGTGCGGATGTGCATCGTGCAGAAAGAAGAGACGCTGGATATGATCGCCTCGCGGTATTCTCTAAATCCGAAGGAGATCGTGCTCTATAATCGCCTCGATTCCGATCGGGTATATGAAGGCCAAGTTATCTATATTCCCACTTACGGGTAACCGTTGGGAAGCATGGTGCCCTAGCACTGAAGAGCGGCTGGGGCATTTTTGCGTGCTGGTTAATATACTTCCATAAGGAATCCTACGTAGACGAGGAACAGCAGGAATAAGAGCAGCACATCGAAGGGCGTCGGAAAGATCAACGTGCGAATGAATTGCAGGATGATTAAGGGAAAACACACGGTCTTCACCGTATAGCGGATGCGAAACCAGAACTTCTGCAACGAGTCCACCTCCTACAGAATGTTAGATTTGCCGAGCGAAGGGTTACGAACATCGGCAGACCGACCCATGCAACATGATGCATGCGAAGGAAAAAAGATCCTTCTATAGCTTATGAGGGACGGAAGAATGGTTATGCTAATTATTGACTAGGCTGATAAAGGCGGGTATCATATTGTTGATGAAAGGCTTATAAGATTCGACAGATCCATATCGCCAAAGATGTTGAACGGGAGTAGTAAGCGGCGAACCCAACCAGAGAGCGGAACCATGATGCTGAGAGGTTCCGTTGGATTGTAACCGCTGAAGTCGCCCGGGAGTCGCTGCTGCCAGCCGGTCCATACAGCCGTTATCTGTAAGAGTGCCGCGTGCCTGTGTTTTCTAAGGTGCGCGGAACAAAGGTGGTACCGCGGAAGTGTCCTTTCGTCCTTTGTGACGGAAGGTTTTTGTATTTTAATAGGGTATTCACATAGGGAGGTTGCTTAAGCGATGGAACTCAATGACCAAGCGAAACAGGACCAAGCGGTTTCGATGCCGACGACCTACAATCCGCACGATGCGGAGGCCAAATGGTATAAATTCTGGATGGACAATGAATTCTTCACCGCTGGAAGGCGCAAGGACGCGCCTAAGTACTCTGTAGTCATTCCGCCGCCGAACGTCACGGGGATGCTGCACATTGGACATGCGCTGGACTTCACGCTGCAGGATATCCTGGTGCGGATGAAGCGCATGCAGGGATATGATACCCTGTGGCTGCCCGGCACCGACCATGCGGGGATTGCCACGCAGACGAGGGTGGAACAGAAGCTGCGTGAAGAACAGGGGTTGAGCCGTTATGATCTCGGCCGTGAGAAATTCCTCGAGCAGGTATGGGCCTGGAAGGAGCAGTATGCGGATACCATCCGCCAGCAATGGGCGAAGATGGGGCTTTCGCTGGATTACTCGCGGGAGCGGTTTACGCTGGATGAGGGTCTGTCGCGGGCCGTGCGCGAAGTATTCGTCCGCTTGTATGAGAAAGGCCTCATCTACCGGGGCAAGTACATCATCAACTGGGACCCGGCTGCACGCACGGCGCTGTCGGATATTGAGGTCGAATACAAGGAAGTCCAAGGTCGTCTCTATCATCTTGAATATCCGCTGAAGGACGGCTCCGGCAAGATCACCGTGGCGACGACAAGGCCGGAGACGATGCTGGGAGATACGGCGGTAGCGGTGCACCCGGAGGATCCCCGATATAAGGATCTGATCGGCAAGACGCTGATCCTGCCGATCGTCGACCGTGAGATTCCGATCATCGCTGATGAGTATGTGGACCCCGAGTTCGGAAGCGGCGCGGTGAAGATCACCCCGGCCCATGATCCGAACGACTTCGAAGTGGGCTTGCGCCACAACCTGCCGCAGGTGTTGGTGATGGATGAGAGCGGCAAGATGAACGAGAACGCCGGCCGCTATCAAGGCATGGACCGCTTCGAATGCCGCAAACAGCTGGTGAAAGACCTGGAAAAGCAGGGCGTTCTGATCAAGATCGAAGAACATGTTCACCAAGTTGGCCATAGCGAGCGGACCGGAGTCGTGGTAGAGCCCTATCTGTCCACGCAATGGTTCGTTAAGATGAAACCGCTGGCGAAGGCAGCGATCGAAGCCCAGCATTCGGGACGCGGCGTCAAGTTCGTGCCGGAGCGCTTCGAGAAGATCTACCTGAACTGGATCGAGAACGTCCGCGACTGGTGTATCTCGCGTCAGCTGTGGTGGGGGCATCGCATCCCGGCATGGCACTGCGAAGACTGCGGCGAAGTAACCGTATCGCGTGAAGATGTGACCGCCTGCAGCCATTGCGGATCCAACCAAGTCCGTCAGGATGAGGACGTGCTGGACACCTGGTTCAGCTCTGCCCTGTGGCCGTTCTCGACGATGGGCTGGCCGGAGGATACGGAGGATCTGCAGCGTTATTACCCGACGGATGTCCTCGTAACCGGATATGACATCATCTATTTCTGGGTAGCGCGCATGATCTTCACAGCGCTGGAATTCACCGAAGAGATTCCGTTCAAGGATGTGCTGATCCACGGCTTGGTGCGGGACGCGGAAGGCCGCAAGATGTCCAAGTCCCTCGGCAACGGCGTCGATCCGCTGGAAGTCATCGAGAAGTACGGCGCTGATGCCATGCGCTTCATGCTTTCGACGGGCCTCACGCCGGGACAGGACCTGCGTTTCCGCTGGGAGCGGGTGGAGCAAGCGCGCAACTTCGCGAATAAGATCTGGAACGCTTCGCGCTTTGCGCTGATGAATCTGCAAGGGTTCCGCGCATCCGACATCGATCTGAGCGGACCGCTCAGCACAGCGGATCAGTGGATCCTGCATCGCCTGAATGAGACGATACGCGATGTCACCCGTCTGATGGATCAGTACGACTTCGGTGAAGTCGGCCGCTTGTTATATAATTTCATCTGGGATGACCTGTGCGATTGGTATATCGAGTTTTCGAAGTTAAGCCTCTATGGGCACGATGAACAGGCGAAGAAAACCACGCAGTCGGTGCTTGCTTATGTGCTTGACCAGACGCTGCGCCTCCTGCATCCGTTCATGCCGTTCTTGACGGAGGAGATCTGGCAGCATCTGCCCCATGAAGGGGTGACGATCACCCTTGCGCCTTGGCCGCAGGTCGATGAGTCCCGCGAAGCGCCGGAAGCGGTCAAACAGATGGAACTGCTGATGAACGTGATTCGCGCCGTGCGCAATATTCGCGCTGAAGTCAACGTACCGATGAGCAAGAAGGTGGATCTGATCATCAAACCTGTTGATGAAGCAACGCTGTCCATCCTGCAGCAGAACACGGTCTACATCGAGCGCTTCTGCGGCACATCGTCTCTTGTCATGGATATGCAGGCAGCGCATCCTGAGCAGGCGATGACGGCGGTGGTCAGCGGTGCAGAACTTTTCTTGCCGCTGGCAGGGCTGATCGATATTTCCCAGGAAATCGAACGCCTGGAGAAGGAGTTGGCGGTGCTCAACTATGAGGTGGAGCGCGTCGAGAAGAAATTGGCCAACGAAGGGTTCGTCAAGAAGGCGCCTGCGAAGATTGTCGAAGAAGAAAGGAATAAGATGCAGGACTATATGGCCAAGAGAGACCTCGTCCTGGAGCGGATTGAGGAACTCAAGCGCCTACAATAATATCAAGAATATCAAGACAGGATCCCACGTGATCCTATCGATTAATAAGATTCACGGAGCCGGAGAGTGCGCCTGGGATTCGATGGTCTCGCCTCCTCCCTTGTCCGCTCGCCCGGCTCCGGATCTCAGCCCGCAATGATGCTGATGATCTCGTTCTTACAGCTGCCCAATCATATACGGGGCAACATCATATAGTAAAGAAGGTAATGAAGATGAGCTTTCGTACCTATGAAGAAGCCGTACAATGGATCACGGAATTGCGTGCAAACGGCATCAAACCAGGTCTAAAGCGAATGGAATATTTCATGAAAACCTTCGACCATCCGGAACGGCGGCTTAAATATATCCATGTTGCTGGAACGAATGGAAAGGGTTCCACCTGCGCGATGATCGGTCAGGTGCTGCGCAGGGCCGGATATGATGTAGGGACCTTCACCTCCCCCTATATCGAGAAATTCACCGAACGCATCACGTTTAACGGGGAGCCGATCTCCGAGGAAGATGTGCTCCGCTTAAGCAATCGCATCAAGCCGGTGGCGGATGAGATCGGTGCGACGGAACTCGGGTATCCGACGATGTTTGAAATCTGTGTCACCATGGCGATACTGTATTTTGCAGAGGTGACGTATCCTTACTACGTCGTATGGGAAACAGGGCTCGGGGGGAGATTGGACAGCACGAATATCGTCGTTCCTCTCGTCTCCGTCATCACGAACATCGGGATGGACCATACCGATTTGCTCGGCGATACGATCGAGAAGATCGCAGCGGAGAAGGCGGGCATCATCAAACCGGGCGTTCCCGTCGTGACCACGGCCGAGCAGCCGGAAGCGCTGCATGTGATTGAAGAGACGGCTGCAGAGCGCAAGTCAGCGCTGTACCGTTATAAACAGCACTTTGACTATGTTCTGAGCCGGCGGGAAGACGGCACGAAGGCGATGGACTTCGTCGGTCCCTTCCGCGAATACGGGGACCTCAGGATCTCGCTTCAAGGAGATCATCAGTTCAAAAATGCTGCAGCCGCTGTGATGACCCTCGAGGTGCTGCGTCAATATTATGCCTTGATCCTCGAAGAGGAGGATCTTAAGGCTGCGCTGACGGAAGTAGAGTGGCCGGGCAGATTGGAGGAAGTCAGCCGGAAGCCGCGGATCATCGTGGACGGAGCTCACAATCCAGAGGGAGCTGGCGTGCTTGCTGACGCCTTGCGAGAGTCATATTCTTACGAACGTCTGCATATCATGGCGGGGATGCTGAGTAAGAAGCATCACCGGGAGTACTTCGAACATATACTTCCATTAGCGGATACCTTGATCATCACTCAGCCTGACTTCCGGCAGCCGATGGATGCAGCAGAACTGAGTGAATTGATCTCCAAGATGAAACAAGATCTGGCGCTCGATCGGCCGGAATTGGTGATAGAACCTGACTGGCAGCAGGCAGTGAAGAAGCTGCGTCAGCTGACGGGACCAGATGATCTTGCAGTCGTCACCGGATCGTTGTATCTCGTTGCAGATGTTCGTTCCATGCTTTTAAATCAATCTCATTCTGAAAAAGGTTGGTGAAGCGGTTTGAACACCCAGGAGCACGTCCACTTTATCGGGATCGGCGGTTATGGCATGAGCGCCATCGCCCGCGTGTTGTTGGAGATGGGATATCGGGTCAGCGGTTCGGATGAAGTGCGTCAGGAACTAACGGAGAAATTAGCCGCCAGAGGCGCCAGAGTATACATCGGACATCAGGCAGAACATGTCAAAGGGGCTGATCTCGTCGTCTATTCTTCGGCGCTGCCGAAGGATAACGTGGAGATGGTGGCAGCGGAGAAGCTGAACATCCCGATCATCCACCGCTCGCAGATGCTGGCTCGCTTGTTAAATGCCCGCAAAGGAATCGCCGTGGCCGGTGCTCATGGGAAAACAACCACATCTTCGATGATCGCCCTGGTGATGGAAGCCTGCGGAACGGATCCGACCTATATCATCGGCGGCGAGATCCTAAATGTCGGCAGCAATGCCAAGGCAGGCAATGGTGAATATGTGGTCGCAGAAGCGGATGAAAGCGACGGCTCCTTCCTCCAATACCATCCGATCCTCGGCATCGTAACGAACATCGAAGCGGATCATCTGGAGAACTACGGCGGGAGCTTCGAGAATCTCAAGCGAGCTTACGCCCAATTCCTGAGCCAGGTGAAAGAAGGAGGCAAGGCCATTCTCTGCGCGGATGATGTGTATCTGCGCGAGATGCTGCCGAAGCTGAAGACGCCGGTCATCACCTACGGCATCGATCATGAAGCGGACTATATGGCGCGGGATATCAAGCTCGGAGACCGGTACATCTCCTTCACCGTGGTTGAACGTGGACAAGAACTGGGGCATCTTGAGCTCAATGTACCTGGCCGGCACAATGTGCTGAATGCCTTAGCCACGTTGATTACCTGCCTCGAATCAGGACTAAGCTTTGCCCAGGTGAAGGAAGCGATCAAACAGTTCCGCGGGGCGAAGCGCCGCTTCCAGGTGCTCGGAGAAGTGAACGACATCCTCGTCATCGACGACTATGCCCATCATCCGACGGAGATCGAAGCGACGATCATGGCAGCCAAATCCACCGGCAAACGGATCGTCGCCGTCTTCCAGCCGCAGCGGTATTCGCGTACCTTCTTCCTGCTCGATTCCTTCAGCCGCGCATTCCCGGAGGCCGATGAGGTGGTGCTGACGGATATCTATTCACCTGTTGGAGAAGAGCAGATCGAAGGCGTCAGCGCTGCTAAGCTGGCGGAGATGATTCGCGCCAACAGCAATCCGAATGTGCGCTACTTCCCGGCCAAGGAGGATGTGCTTGCCTATCTGCGCAGCAGCGTACATCCCGGGGATCTCGTGCTGACGATGGGCGCGGGGGACATCTGGAAAGTAGCTGACGCCTTCGTCAAAGAATTGCAGCAGCGGGACCGCGAGGGAATCCAGCAATAGTGCGGCTTGTGTGTGTTAGGTCAACGTGATCACGGTTCGTGTCATCATGAGAAACAGCTGCGATAGACGCTCCTCTTGCAGCCAGCTGTGTGAAGAGGATGGCAAGAGGAGCTTTATGATTTCCGGCTCTATTAATGCATTTGCATTGGTTGCTGATTGCTAACTTCTAAACCATGCATAATCTATCTCTCTTTCTCATAGATTGTAATAGAAGATTGGATGAGAGGGAGAGTTGACGGATGACGAAGGCACGCATCACCTATCGGTTTGACCACGACAAAGAGCAATTCAGCCGTCTTGCCGCACAGGATGACGGGTCGAAGGATTCGAGCCCAATGACCCAAGAGTTTCATAGGGATCAGAAGATGGATCTGAGAATTCACGAGGATCAGGAGATAGATTCACCGTCGGAGAGGAAGCATGGGGATGCGCTGGATCAAGCGTCGGATTCGATCTATGATTCGCAGATGCTGAATCTGTACACGAACGATTACGGCGCTTGGAGTTCCCCCTTTGATATCGAGGTTGAGCGGTTGGAACAACTGATCCGGGAGAGCGGCAGGGAAGGGGATGCTGATACTGGCGGGGACAAGCCTTCCGGGCTTGCTTCGGTGGATGAGACGAACGACAGCTTCGATATGCAGCAGAGACAGACAGATGATGTGAGGCGAAGAGCTGGAATGGACGGAATGGACGCTGAGTTCGAACATAGCGGCGCGGGTGCTGCTGATGTGGAACGGGACGGACTGATCCTCTTAGATCTTGATGAACCGCAGCCGGCGCTTTCCTATCGTTCGCCGCTGTCTTGGTTCCGCCTCGGCGCATCGGCCTTAGGCGCCGTAGCAACGGGGGTGCTGCTGGGCCTGTTCGTCATCCAGATGTTCTCGAACCTCACGCAGCCGGAAGCTCCGCCTGTATTCACGCCTCAGGGGGCAGAGGATCACTCCATGCAGCCTGTTGCTGACCCGGATGGTCCGGAAGAATCCGGCGCTATGGAGAACCGCGGCGTGAGTGTGCAATTGCCGGAGCATACCGTCTATATGCTGCAGTTCGGGGTGTTTTCTACTTTAGAAGGAGCACAGGCAGCCCAGAATCAGCTGCGGCAAGCAGGCATCGCCAGCGCCTATGAAGCGAGGGAACAACATGTGGTCTATGCAGGCATGACTCCCGACCGCAACAGCGCCCTGCTGCTCAGCAACCAGCTAAGCAGCCTTGATCTG
The DNA window shown above is from Insulibacter thermoxylanivorax and carries:
- a CDS encoding valine--tRNA ligase, which codes for MELNDQAKQDQAVSMPTTYNPHDAEAKWYKFWMDNEFFTAGRRKDAPKYSVVIPPPNVTGMLHIGHALDFTLQDILVRMKRMQGYDTLWLPGTDHAGIATQTRVEQKLREEQGLSRYDLGREKFLEQVWAWKEQYADTIRQQWAKMGLSLDYSRERFTLDEGLSRAVREVFVRLYEKGLIYRGKYIINWDPAARTALSDIEVEYKEVQGRLYHLEYPLKDGSGKITVATTRPETMLGDTAVAVHPEDPRYKDLIGKTLILPIVDREIPIIADEYVDPEFGSGAVKITPAHDPNDFEVGLRHNLPQVLVMDESGKMNENAGRYQGMDRFECRKQLVKDLEKQGVLIKIEEHVHQVGHSERTGVVVEPYLSTQWFVKMKPLAKAAIEAQHSGRGVKFVPERFEKIYLNWIENVRDWCISRQLWWGHRIPAWHCEDCGEVTVSREDVTACSHCGSNQVRQDEDVLDTWFSSALWPFSTMGWPEDTEDLQRYYPTDVLVTGYDIIYFWVARMIFTALEFTEEIPFKDVLIHGLVRDAEGRKMSKSLGNGVDPLEVIEKYGADAMRFMLSTGLTPGQDLRFRWERVEQARNFANKIWNASRFALMNLQGFRASDIDLSGPLSTADQWILHRLNETIRDVTRLMDQYDFGEVGRLLYNFIWDDLCDWYIEFSKLSLYGHDEQAKKTTQSVLAYVLDQTLRLLHPFMPFLTEEIWQHLPHEGVTITLAPWPQVDESREAPEAVKQMELLMNVIRAVRNIRAEVNVPMSKKVDLIIKPVDEATLSILQQNTVYIERFCGTSSLVMDMQAAHPEQAMTAVVSGAELFLPLAGLIDISQEIERLEKELAVLNYEVERVEKKLANEGFVKKAPAKIVEEERNKMQDYMAKRDLVLERIEELKRLQ
- a CDS encoding SPOR domain-containing protein produces the protein MTKARITYRFDHDKEQFSRLAAQDDGSKDSSPMTQEFHRDQKMDLRIHEDQEIDSPSERKHGDALDQASDSIYDSQMLNLYTNDYGAWSSPFDIEVERLEQLIRESGREGDADTGGDKPSGLASVDETNDSFDMQQRQTDDVRRRAGMDGMDAEFEHSGAGAADVERDGLILLDLDEPQPALSYRSPLSWFRLGASALGAVATGVLLGLFVIQMFSNLTQPEAPPVFTPQGAEDHSMQPVADPDGPEESGAMENRGVSVQLPEHTVYMLQFGVFSTLEGAQAAQNQLRQAGIASAYEAREQHVVYAGMTPDRNSALLLSNQLSSLDLETYVKPYARPVIQAIQWGDSEAEHVRAYFSDGLDLARMVSLLTLVHLEEKVLTNFEDETIQALTESHQGWSMHANHIAGAVPEAAEALFEAMNNSLTTAVNSLLEYKKNPSVSYLWQAQSAVMQYIIQERELLATLAD
- a CDS encoding LysM peptidoglycan-binding domain-containing protein — protein: MSEQPKGLRFDIYERLTLSEDAAGIGELEDIELLPRITMQTHDDQAVLSGDLLLTGTYAGLGEHSGSQPLSHRIPVEITLPLKRIKRMDQIGIEIENFDVEVISDRSLNIIGVISLNGIDTSAEQTWQTSGEAILVYDASSPHAGPEHGAGAEQSTLEAASTASGSRLDPLDAAAPGRLKTPQAAAPAAAGDGTTAEGAGEEKQQAFLHGTEEGRVEKPAKPVEELKETKPAAPKEVIEEKVKEPAKAEAKEEKGKAEHEVVQEMKEEKAEPQVEAKADNQADLKFDAKSDMKTKDEADLISPQDQQALDAEHKTSAELLGEPAEKEGHSEDLMKREEQQEMKIAFGSNKQGADTWADSVQGVKSLLQSAPEEAQAQAQAAAEQAEEPVTAEEPRDNAVKWKNLLLSSEQDEQPFSKVRMCIVQKEETLDMIASRYSLNPKEIVLYNRLDSDRVYEGQVIYIPTYG
- the murC gene encoding UDP-N-acetylmuramate--L-alanine ligase, which encodes MNTQEHVHFIGIGGYGMSAIARVLLEMGYRVSGSDEVRQELTEKLAARGARVYIGHQAEHVKGADLVVYSSALPKDNVEMVAAEKLNIPIIHRSQMLARLLNARKGIAVAGAHGKTTTSSMIALVMEACGTDPTYIIGGEILNVGSNAKAGNGEYVVAEADESDGSFLQYHPILGIVTNIEADHLENYGGSFENLKRAYAQFLSQVKEGGKAILCADDVYLREMLPKLKTPVITYGIDHEADYMARDIKLGDRYISFTVVERGQELGHLELNVPGRHNVLNALATLITCLESGLSFAQVKEAIKQFRGAKRRFQVLGEVNDILVIDDYAHHPTEIEATIMAAKSTGKRIVAVFQPQRYSRTFFLLDSFSRAFPEADEVVLTDIYSPVGEEQIEGVSAAKLAEMIRANSNPNVRYFPAKEDVLAYLRSSVHPGDLVLTMGAGDIWKVADAFVKELQQRDREGIQQ
- the hemE gene encoding uroporphyrinogen decarboxylase — its product is MQTHSSFNDTFLRACRREKVSYTPVWYMRQAGRYDPDYRKIKERYSLLEICRQPELAAEVTMMPVHKLGVDAAILYSDIMNPVASLGVTFDIVPNVGPVIEQPIRTAKDIERLKPFDAEGDLSHILETIRILDRELKVPLITFAGAPFTLASYLIEGRPSRNYLHTKQMMYRTPELWFSLMEKLGEMVSAYLRAQIEAGAKAVQLFDSWAGALAPWDYERYVLPVIKRIFTSLRDLPQPKIYYPGVASGELLPFLQDLEIDVIGLDWRVSIAEGRRRTGGAYAVQGNLDPILVNAPFEVLREAAEGIIEQGLAANGHIFNLGHGLFPEASLDSLRRLTEHVHEYSARILSGSE
- the hemH gene encoding ferrochelatase codes for the protein MKKKIAVLVMSYGTPESMDQIEAYYTHIRRGRPPSAEELQELTERYETIVGGVFPLREHTNKQVAELQRALDSLDDGCEYVCFQGLKHASPFIEDGVQRIADASIHEAVGVVLAPHYSVMSVGSYIQRAAEKAEGLGIRMRFVKSYHTRPELIEAYTERISESLEQFEGGKTGVHVLFTAHSLPERILEMNDPYVDQLLMTSRLIADHAGISRWQFAWQSAGRTADPWLGPDILDVMTDLQKQGVKEILACPIGFVSDHLEILYDLDIEAKQHAAKLGIHFERVRSLNQDPQYIKLLRDLVVELKDRPPGSYEM
- a CDS encoding bifunctional folylpolyglutamate synthase/dihydrofolate synthase, yielding MSFRTYEEAVQWITELRANGIKPGLKRMEYFMKTFDHPERRLKYIHVAGTNGKGSTCAMIGQVLRRAGYDVGTFTSPYIEKFTERITFNGEPISEEDVLRLSNRIKPVADEIGATELGYPTMFEICVTMAILYFAEVTYPYYVVWETGLGGRLDSTNIVVPLVSVITNIGMDHTDLLGDTIEKIAAEKAGIIKPGVPVVTTAEQPEALHVIEETAAERKSALYRYKQHFDYVLSRREDGTKAMDFVGPFREYGDLRISLQGDHQFKNAAAAVMTLEVLRQYYALILEEEDLKAALTEVEWPGRLEEVSRKPRIIVDGAHNPEGAGVLADALRESYSYERLHIMAGMLSKKHHREYFEHILPLADTLIITQPDFRQPMDAAELSELISKMKQDLALDRPELVIEPDWQQAVKKLRQLTGPDDLAVVTGSLYLVADVRSMLLNQSHSEKGW